The Acidobacteriota bacterium genome window below encodes:
- a CDS encoding M23 family metallopeptidase: MKRFLFWALTMALFCTLLPTAANAQTNELIFDWPVGQTNGNDVVPGYGFEVLQSYGNHYDCIDYDNGEWVIIREVNQFCSNPPCYYCGRFHGDKGTPEVTGYGYRVHAGLDLVAEDGGSVGESVYAAADGVVDCVETPPNLDYPAGVVVVKHTLPDASNLYTMYGHIDNIAVSETDDVDRGDLIGTIADQSLPHLHYEIRTFDENGIDLCAGDGYSQPGEDNPNTEGYRDPAATYFDEDHRPELPITVTINTDTANLRAEPKIAGDLLTTASEDMRLPALELAADADGVSGRYWYKVRVDQANEGYVAAYDVPGWSGDILAVERTRPDTIDPDNCTCSWGVDSNSSPIPDANTFCHFEVCGNDDQFYRCNSWGWSALGKVDNTDCEMPEPLDMNCTCYNGVRYDGSPIDPGSTYCGMQVCGADDQYYTCETGGWAYQGGGPCAP; encoded by the coding sequence ATGAAACGGTTCCTGTTCTGGGCCCTGACCATGGCCCTGTTCTGTACCCTGCTGCCCACGGCAGCCAACGCACAAACCAACGAATTGATCTTTGACTGGCCGGTGGGCCAGACCAACGGCAATGACGTGGTGCCCGGCTACGGCTTCGAAGTGCTGCAAAGCTACGGCAACCACTACGACTGCATCGACTACGACAACGGGGAGTGGGTGATCATCCGCGAGGTGAATCAATTCTGCTCCAACCCGCCCTGCTACTACTGCGGACGCTTTCATGGCGACAAGGGAACGCCCGAGGTCACCGGCTACGGCTACCGCGTCCACGCCGGTCTCGACCTGGTGGCGGAAGACGGGGGCTCCGTCGGTGAATCGGTCTACGCCGCCGCCGACGGCGTGGTGGACTGCGTGGAAACGCCACCGAATCTCGACTACCCCGCCGGTGTCGTGGTGGTCAAGCACACCCTGCCGGACGCCAGCAACCTCTACACCATGTACGGTCACATCGACAACATCGCTGTCAGCGAGACCGACGACGTCGACCGCGGAGACCTCATCGGCACCATCGCCGACCAGAGCCTGCCCCACCTGCACTACGAGATTCGCACCTTCGACGAGAACGGCATCGACCTGTGCGCTGGCGACGGCTACAGCCAGCCCGGTGAGGACAATCCCAACACCGAGGGCTATCGCGATCCGGCGGCGACCTACTTCGACGAGGATCACCGCCCCGAGCTGCCCATCACCGTCACCATCAACACCGACACCGCCAACCTGCGGGCAGAGCCGAAGATCGCCGGCGATCTGCTGACCACCGCCAGCGAAGACATGCGCCTACCGGCCCTCGAGCTCGCTGCCGACGCCGACGGTGTCTCTGGCCGTTATTGGTACAAGGTACGGGTCGATCAGGCCAACGAAGGCTATGTGGCCGCCTACGACGTGCCCGGCTGGAGCGGCGACATCCTGGCGGTGGAGCGCACCCGCCCGGACACCATCGATCCGGACAACTGCACCTGCTCCTGGGGTGTCGACTCCAACAGCAGCCCGATCCCGGACGCCAACACCTTCTGCCACTTCGAGGTCTGCGGCAACGACGACCAGTTCTACCGCTGTAACTCCTGGGGCTGGAGCGCGCTGGGCAAGGTCGACAACACCGACTGCGAGATGCCCGAGCCGCTGGACATGAACTGCACCTGCTACAACGGCGTGCGCTATGACGGCAGCCCCATTGATCCCGGCTCGACCTATTGCGGTATGCAGGTCTGTGGTGCTGACGACCAGTACTACACCTGCGAGACCGGTGGCTGGGCCTACCAGGGCGGCGGCCCCTGCGCCCCCTAG
- the asnA gene encoding aspartate--ammonia ligase — MTVNHDKKADLAGPGIGDYTELEKVLPANYRSVLTPKETQLAITAVKEHVEQGLARELNLMRVTVPLIVDSQSGVNDFLDRDGSRTPVEFHIKNDGVHTIDAQVVQAATKWKRLALKQFGLEVGEGLYTDMHAVRKDYFLDHDHSAYVDQWDWELAMSEDQRTLDFLTEVVRKLWKVITGAEARVRELFPQLADNGMPPLPQELTFLHAEEILERFPNLPRKQRETAILQEHPAIFIYGIGWTLADGYPHELRAPDYDDWVTETRSAGGRPMHGLNGDILVWNPLTQRRHELSSMGIRVDADTLRQQLEITGQLDFLELPYHKAVTNGEVPLSIGGGIGQSRLYMLLLQKAHLGEVSVTVWPQILKDLCRKKNISVLE, encoded by the coding sequence ATGACCGTCAACCACGACAAGAAAGCCGACCTGGCAGGCCCGGGCATCGGTGATTACACCGAGCTGGAGAAGGTCCTGCCAGCGAATTACCGCTCCGTCCTGACCCCCAAGGAGACCCAGCTCGCCATCACTGCCGTCAAGGAGCACGTCGAGCAGGGACTGGCCCGGGAGCTCAACCTGATGCGCGTAACGGTGCCGCTCATCGTCGACTCCCAAAGCGGGGTCAACGACTTCCTCGACCGCGACGGCTCGCGCACGCCGGTGGAGTTCCACATCAAGAACGACGGCGTCCACACCATCGACGCTCAGGTGGTGCAGGCGGCGACCAAGTGGAAGCGGCTGGCGCTGAAGCAGTTCGGGCTGGAGGTCGGAGAAGGCCTCTACACGGACATGCACGCTGTGCGCAAGGATTACTTCCTGGACCACGACCACAGCGCCTACGTCGACCAATGGGATTGGGAGCTGGCCATGTCGGAGGACCAGCGCACCCTGGACTTTCTCACCGAGGTGGTCCGCAAACTGTGGAAGGTGATCACCGGCGCCGAAGCCCGGGTCCGCGAGCTCTTCCCCCAGCTCGCCGACAACGGAATGCCGCCGCTACCGCAGGAGCTCACCTTCCTGCACGCCGAAGAGATCCTCGAGCGCTTTCCCAATCTGCCGCGCAAGCAGCGCGAGACGGCGATCCTCCAGGAGCACCCGGCGATCTTCATCTACGGCATCGGCTGGACCCTGGCGGACGGCTATCCCCACGAGCTGCGAGCCCCGGACTACGACGATTGGGTCACCGAGACCCGCTCCGCCGGCGGCCGCCCCATGCACGGATTGAATGGTGACATCCTGGTGTGGAATCCCCTCACCCAACGGCGCCACGAGCTCTCGTCCATGGGCATCCGCGTCGACGCTGACACCCTGCGCCAGCAGCTCGAGATCACCGGTCAGCTGGACTTCTTAGAGCTGCCCTACCACAAGGCGGTGACCAACGGTGAAGTGCCCCTCTCCATCGGCGGCGGCATCGGCCAGAGCCGGCTCTACATGCTGCTGCTGCAGAAGGCCCACCTGGGCGAGGTGAGCGTCACCGTCTGGCCGCAGATCCTCAAGGACCTGTGCCGGAAGAAGAACATCTCCGTGCTCGAGTAG